Proteins found in one Actinokineospora alba genomic segment:
- the rlmN gene encoding 23S rRNA (adenine(2503)-C(2))-methyltransferase RlmN, which produces MTSLPLVFDAPRRGLPPRHLVDLSPDERRAAVAELGEKPFRATQLANHYFGRLTVDPDAMTDIPATSRDKLVGELMPTLFTVVRKITCDEGTTRKTLLRAHDGTLIESVLMRYPGRATLCISSQAGCGMACPFCATGQAGLTRNLSTAEIVDQVRMGAAAMRDGELPGGPGRLSNIVFMGMGEPLANYKRVVEAVHRICDPAPEGLGISHRSVTVSTVGLAPAIRKLADEKMQVRLAVSLHTPDDELRDTLVPVNNRWSVDEVLEAARYYADVSGRRVSIEYALIKDINDQPWRADLLAKRLRKHLGQLVHVNVIPLNPTPGSKWDAAPKPVEREFVRRVNAGGVACTVRDTRGQEIAAACGQLAAEG; this is translated from the coding sequence ATGACTTCCCTCCCTCTTGTTTTCGACGCACCTCGTCGCGGTCTTCCGCCGAGGCACCTGGTCGACCTCAGCCCCGACGAGCGCCGTGCCGCCGTGGCCGAGCTGGGGGAGAAGCCGTTCCGCGCGACCCAGCTGGCGAACCACTACTTCGGCAGGCTCACGGTCGACCCGGACGCGATGACCGACATCCCCGCCACCAGCCGCGACAAGCTGGTCGGCGAGCTGATGCCCACCCTGTTCACCGTCGTCCGCAAGATCACCTGCGACGAGGGAACCACCCGCAAGACCCTGCTGCGCGCCCACGACGGAACGCTCATCGAGAGCGTTCTCATGCGCTACCCCGGCCGCGCCACCCTGTGCATCTCCAGCCAGGCGGGCTGCGGCATGGCCTGCCCGTTCTGCGCCACCGGCCAGGCGGGCCTGACCCGCAACCTGTCGACCGCGGAGATCGTCGACCAGGTCCGCATGGGCGCCGCCGCCATGCGCGACGGCGAGCTGCCCGGCGGACCAGGACGGCTGTCCAACATCGTCTTCATGGGCATGGGCGAACCCCTCGCCAACTACAAGCGCGTCGTCGAGGCCGTGCACCGCATCTGCGACCCGGCCCCCGAGGGCCTGGGCATCTCGCACCGGTCGGTGACGGTGTCGACGGTCGGCCTGGCCCCCGCGATCCGCAAGCTGGCGGACGAGAAGATGCAGGTCCGCCTCGCGGTGTCCCTGCACACTCCGGACGACGAGCTGCGAGACACCCTGGTCCCGGTGAACAACCGCTGGTCGGTCGACGAGGTGCTGGAAGCGGCCCGCTACTACGCCGACGTCTCCGGCCGCCGCGTCTCGATCGAATACGCGCTGATCAAGGACATCAACGACCAGCCCTGGCGCGCCGACCTGCTGGCGAAGCGCTTGCGCAAGCACCTGGGCCAGCTGGTCCACGTCAACGTGATCCCCTTGAACCCCACCCCGGGCTCCAAGTGGGACGCGGCCCCGAAGCCGGTCGAGCGCGAGTTCGTCCGCCGCGTCAACGCGGGCGGAGTCGCCTGCACCGTGCGTGACACCCGCGGCCAGGAAATCGCCGCCGCCTGCGGCCAGCTCGCCGCCGAAGGCTAG
- a CDS encoding TetR/AcrR family transcriptional regulator: MRTVDPAKHEARRRQILAAATRCFARKGFGQTRTADICAEAGMSSGNLFHYFESKHAIFAAIVEQDGIETDALFAELSTMDPWAALTAFFDLLVDLADDEYAKLALEISAEANRDERIAELVTANDRTLRAGLAALVERATAAGRIEPGVDADTAATWLTVLVDGLFNRVAVDPSFAPKRERETLRQVVARVLQAN; this comes from the coding sequence ATGCGTACCGTGGACCCGGCCAAGCACGAGGCGCGCCGCCGCCAGATCCTGGCGGCCGCGACGCGGTGTTTCGCGCGCAAGGGTTTCGGTCAGACCCGCACCGCCGACATCTGCGCCGAGGCCGGGATGAGCTCGGGCAATCTGTTCCACTACTTCGAAAGCAAGCATGCGATCTTTGCGGCGATCGTCGAGCAGGACGGGATCGAGACCGACGCCCTGTTCGCCGAGCTGTCCACGATGGACCCGTGGGCGGCACTGACCGCGTTCTTCGACCTACTCGTCGACCTGGCCGACGACGAGTACGCCAAGCTCGCCCTGGAGATCTCCGCCGAGGCCAATCGAGACGAGCGGATCGCGGAGCTGGTCACGGCCAACGACAGGACACTGCGCGCCGGACTGGCCGCGCTGGTCGAGCGGGCCACCGCGGCGGGCCGCATCGAGCCCGGAGTGGACGCCGACACTGCCGCGACCTGGCTGACGGTGTTGGTGGACGGCCTGTTCAACCGGGTCGCGGTGGACCCATCGTTCGCACCGAAGCGCGAGCGCGAGACCCTGCGCCAAGTGGTCGCGAGGGTTCTTCAGGCGAATTAG
- the dxr gene encoding 1-deoxy-D-xylulose-5-phosphate reductoisomerase: MTPMTPSPARERSLLVLGSTGSVGTQALDVVAANPDRFTVAGLAAGGSDPALLAEQALRFQAGAIAVTKATAAQDVQLALFAEAQKRGYTSGDFRMPRIFAGPDAVTDLIEAVPADIVLNAITGSRGLPATLKALESGATLALANKESLIAGGSLVLDAAKPGQLVPVDSEHSAMAQALRGGRSEEVDRLVLTASGGPFRGKTRAELTDVTAIDALAHPTWAMGPVITINSATLVNKALELIEAHLLFDVPYDRIDVVVHPQSIVHSMVTFTDGSTLAQASPPDMRLPIALALGWPDRIPGAAKACDWTTASQWTFEPLDHETFPAVRLAQAAGETGGCLPAVYNAANEEAVAAFLRGDATFTAIVDTIARVLDDAGDWQGAPRDVDEVLAAEHWARARARERLAVTAGPRDVVGPGRN, encoded by the coding sequence ATGACTCCGATGACTCCCTCTCCTGCGCGTGAGCGCTCACTGCTGGTGCTCGGCTCGACCGGCTCGGTCGGGACGCAGGCCCTCGACGTCGTGGCCGCCAACCCCGACCGCTTCACCGTCGCGGGCCTCGCCGCGGGCGGCTCCGACCCGGCCCTGCTCGCCGAGCAGGCGCTGCGGTTCCAGGCGGGCGCCATCGCGGTCACCAAGGCCACGGCCGCCCAGGACGTCCAGCTCGCCCTGTTCGCCGAGGCCCAGAAGCGGGGCTACACCTCGGGCGACTTCCGGATGCCGCGCATCTTCGCCGGGCCGGACGCGGTCACCGACCTCATCGAGGCCGTGCCCGCCGACATCGTCCTCAACGCCATCACCGGCTCCCGCGGCCTCCCCGCGACCCTCAAGGCACTCGAATCCGGCGCCACCCTCGCCCTGGCCAACAAGGAGTCGCTCATCGCGGGCGGCTCGCTGGTCCTGGACGCGGCCAAGCCCGGCCAGCTCGTGCCGGTCGACTCCGAGCACTCGGCGATGGCCCAGGCGTTGCGGGGCGGTCGCAGCGAGGAGGTCGACCGACTCGTCCTCACCGCATCGGGTGGTCCCTTTCGGGGGAAGACCCGCGCCGAGCTGACGGACGTCACCGCGATCGACGCCCTCGCGCACCCGACGTGGGCGATGGGCCCGGTCATCACCATCAACTCCGCGACCCTGGTGAACAAGGCGCTGGAGCTGATCGAGGCGCACCTGCTCTTCGATGTGCCCTATGACCGCATCGACGTGGTGGTGCACCCGCAGTCGATCGTGCACTCCATGGTCACCTTCACCGACGGGTCGACGCTGGCCCAGGCCAGCCCGCCGGACATGCGGCTGCCGATCGCGCTGGCCCTGGGCTGGCCCGACCGCATCCCCGGCGCCGCGAAGGCGTGCGACTGGACCACCGCGAGCCAGTGGACGTTCGAACCGCTCGACCACGAGACATTCCCGGCCGTACGGCTGGCCCAGGCGGCGGGTGAGACCGGGGGCTGCCTGCCCGCGGTCTACAACGCGGCCAACGAGGAAGCCGTCGCCGCGTTCCTGCGAGGCGACGCCACCTTCACAGCCATTGTGGACACTATTGCTCGGGTGCTCGACGACGCGGGCGACTGGCAGGGTGCGCCACGCGACGTCGATGAGGTGCTCGCCGCCGAGCACTGGGCACGCGCCCGCGCGCGAGAACGCCTCGCGGTGACAGCTGGTCCGCGTGACGTCGTCGGGCCGGGAAGGAACTGA
- a CDS encoding phosphocholine-specific phospholipase C, whose protein sequence is MKRRTVLKAAAGSAAAFALLPESVRVALAAEAPTGGLEVIEHVVIFMQENRSFDHYLGTLKGVRGFADPAAIRLPNGKSVFYQPKGTGELLPYEVGDQFLADVNHNWGDGHGAWNKGRHDQWYANKGNLSLTYHTRSALPFYHQLADAFTVCDAYHCSEMGPTNPNRMYLFTGKIGYEPNGTTRATGNASWNNASHIGYSWTTYAERLQAAGKTWKVYQEWDNYGDNSLDYFISLMAVGRKALAKTRDANGNPYTKLEFFYYAVAKASTTDQQKLLADLALGVNTLTAAERSLYDRALHRVRPHQLVPTFKADIDAGKLPAVSWIVAPEDQTEHPYWGPNTGADLVKRTLDAIASKPEVWNKTVFLLMYDEEGGFFDHMPPPAPPVGDADGRSTVATTDELVGSEPIGLGMRVPMMVISPWSRGGKVCSEVFDHTSVVRFLEKWTGINEPNISPWRRAVCGDLTSTLDTSAPNTTYPVLPAPVLTSGPKGTNPAPPAVQTFPIHEAGVRTARPLPYVLNASGRVAADRFWIDFANTGTAGAHFYVYANAFRTDGPWRYTVEAGKTLADYWQSGTPAGSYDLNVHGPNGFIRRFAGNRVTATTTGNANPEVTLRYSPAEGRVYLTMTNAGTKACVVTVRTNNRGGGPWTYVVNPGATAEDWFSTGNGMNGWYDLTATADTTDGFTRRFAGHMETGAETTSDPVMGSGSLSAVVRSYSSQETVGENGAAANAVDRRTTTIWHTKWSGGSDPLPHEIVLDLGTSRTLTGLTYVPRQDGAANGRIGRYEVYASTDGTTWGSAVSAGTFADDATSKTVRCWPTPARYVRLRALSEAGNRGPWTSAAEVIPLGW, encoded by the coding sequence ATGAAGCGACGTACCGTGTTGAAAGCGGCTGCCGGGTCGGCGGCCGCTTTCGCGTTGCTACCGGAAAGCGTGCGCGTCGCGCTCGCCGCGGAAGCACCCACCGGCGGGCTCGAAGTCATCGAGCACGTCGTGATTTTCATGCAAGAGAACCGCTCATTCGACCACTATCTGGGCACGCTCAAGGGTGTGCGCGGATTCGCCGACCCGGCCGCGATCCGGCTGCCCAACGGCAAATCGGTCTTCTACCAGCCCAAAGGGACCGGTGAGTTGCTGCCCTACGAGGTGGGCGATCAGTTCCTGGCCGATGTCAACCACAACTGGGGTGACGGCCATGGCGCGTGGAACAAGGGCAGGCACGACCAGTGGTATGCGAACAAGGGGAACCTGTCGCTGACCTACCACACCCGTTCCGCGCTGCCGTTCTACCACCAGTTGGCCGACGCCTTCACCGTCTGCGACGCCTACCACTGCTCGGAAATGGGCCCGACGAACCCGAACCGGATGTACCTGTTCACCGGAAAGATCGGGTACGAGCCGAACGGCACCACCCGCGCCACCGGCAACGCCTCCTGGAACAACGCGAGCCACATCGGCTACTCCTGGACCACCTACGCGGAGCGCCTGCAGGCGGCGGGGAAGACCTGGAAGGTCTACCAGGAGTGGGACAACTACGGTGACAACTCGCTGGACTACTTCATCAGCCTCATGGCCGTCGGGCGCAAGGCATTGGCGAAGACCAGGGACGCCAACGGCAACCCATACACCAAGCTGGAGTTCTTCTACTACGCCGTGGCCAAGGCCTCGACGACCGACCAGCAGAAGCTGCTCGCCGACCTCGCTCTGGGCGTGAACACGCTGACCGCCGCCGAGCGGAGCCTCTACGACCGCGCCCTGCACCGCGTGCGACCGCACCAGCTCGTGCCGACATTCAAGGCCGACATCGACGCGGGCAAGCTGCCCGCGGTGTCCTGGATCGTCGCGCCGGAGGACCAGACCGAGCACCCGTACTGGGGGCCCAACACCGGGGCGGACCTGGTCAAGCGCACCCTGGACGCCATCGCGTCGAAGCCGGAGGTGTGGAACAAGACGGTCTTCCTGCTGATGTACGACGAGGAAGGCGGGTTCTTCGACCACATGCCGCCACCCGCCCCGCCGGTCGGCGACGCCGATGGCCGCAGCACCGTGGCCACCACCGACGAACTTGTCGGCAGCGAGCCGATCGGCCTGGGCATGCGGGTGCCGATGATGGTCATCTCGCCGTGGAGCCGAGGCGGCAAGGTGTGTTCGGAGGTCTTCGACCACACTTCGGTCGTGCGATTCCTGGAGAAGTGGACCGGGATCAACGAGCCGAACATCTCCCCGTGGCGGCGCGCGGTCTGCGGTGACCTGACGTCCACTCTGGACACGTCGGCGCCGAACACCACCTACCCGGTGTTGCCCGCGCCCGTGCTCACCTCCGGACCCAAGGGCACCAACCCGGCGCCGCCCGCCGTGCAGACGTTCCCGATCCACGAGGCAGGCGTGCGCACCGCGCGGCCACTGCCCTACGTCCTGAACGCCTCCGGACGGGTCGCCGCCGACAGGTTCTGGATCGACTTCGCCAACACCGGCACCGCGGGCGCCCACTTCTATGTCTACGCAAACGCTTTCCGCACCGACGGACCATGGCGCTACACCGTCGAGGCGGGCAAGACGCTGGCGGACTACTGGCAGTCGGGCACCCCGGCAGGCAGCTACGACCTGAACGTCCACGGCCCCAACGGCTTCATCCGCCGCTTCGCCGGGAACCGGGTCACCGCGACCACCACGGGCAACGCCAACCCGGAGGTGACCCTGCGCTACTCGCCCGCCGAGGGGCGGGTCTACCTCACCATGACCAACGCGGGCACGAAGGCATGCGTGGTCACCGTCCGGACGAACAACCGCGGCGGCGGGCCGTGGACCTACGTCGTCAACCCCGGGGCCACCGCCGAGGACTGGTTCAGCACCGGCAACGGCATGAACGGCTGGTACGACCTGACCGCCACGGCCGACACCACCGACGGCTTCACCCGGCGCTTCGCGGGGCACATGGAGACCGGCGCGGAAACCACCAGCGACCCGGTGATGGGCTCAGGCTCGCTGTCGGCGGTCGTCCGGTCGTACTCCAGCCAGGAGACGGTCGGTGAGAACGGAGCCGCCGCCAACGCCGTCGACCGCAGGACCACCACGATCTGGCACACCAAGTGGAGCGGCGGCTCGGACCCGCTGCCGCACGAGATCGTCCTGGACCTGGGCACGTCCCGCACGCTGACGGGGCTGACCTACGTGCCCCGCCAGGACGGCGCCGCCAATGGCCGCATCGGCCGGTACGAGGTGTACGCGAGCACAGACGGGACTACCTGGGGCAGCGCGGTGTCGGCAGGCACCTTCGCCGACGACGCCACGTCGAAGACCGTCCGCTGCTGGCCCACCCCGGCCCGCTATGTGCGCCTGCGGGCACTCAGTGAGGCGGGCAACCGGGGTCCGTGGACCTCCGCGGCCGAGGTGATCCCGCTCGGCTGGTGA
- a CDS encoding carbohydrate ABC transporter permease, whose product MATPTTTRKGAKTFTKGQVLGTAFLFVLSVYFLLPLWWLLVSSTKSTGQLFSTNGFWFADIQLWTNLTNLFKADDGVFLTWVGNTILYAGVGAVVSTLISAAAGYVLAKYQFRGKEAVFGVIIAAVLVPKVMLALPLYLMFAKLDMVNTFWAVFLPSIVSPFGVYLCRVYAAASVPDELIEAGRIDGASDTRIFFTVSLRVMSPALVTVFLFQLVEIWNNLLLPMVMLQDDELWPITVGLTYWDSLRTTSNYGLTVTGAAVSVIPLIIAFILLQRFWRSGLTAGAVK is encoded by the coding sequence ATGGCGACCCCGACCACCACGCGCAAGGGCGCCAAGACTTTCACCAAGGGACAGGTCCTCGGTACCGCGTTCCTGTTCGTCCTGAGTGTGTACTTCCTGCTGCCCCTGTGGTGGCTGCTGGTCTCGTCCACCAAGAGCACCGGGCAGCTGTTCTCCACCAACGGTTTCTGGTTCGCCGACATCCAGCTGTGGACGAACCTGACGAACCTGTTCAAGGCCGACGACGGCGTGTTCCTCACCTGGGTGGGAAACACCATTCTCTACGCGGGTGTCGGCGCCGTCGTGAGCACGCTGATCTCCGCCGCGGCCGGGTACGTCCTCGCCAAGTACCAGTTCCGCGGCAAGGAAGCGGTGTTCGGTGTGATCATCGCCGCGGTGCTGGTGCCCAAGGTGATGCTGGCACTTCCGCTTTACCTCATGTTCGCCAAGTTGGACATGGTGAACACTTTCTGGGCCGTCTTCCTGCCCAGTATCGTTTCCCCGTTCGGGGTCTACCTGTGCCGCGTTTACGCCGCGGCCTCAGTGCCCGACGAGCTGATCGAGGCAGGCCGCATCGATGGCGCGAGCGACACGAGGATCTTCTTCACCGTGTCGCTTCGAGTCATGTCCCCGGCGCTGGTCACGGTGTTCCTCTTCCAGCTCGTCGAGATCTGGAACAACCTGCTGCTGCCGATGGTGATGCTGCAGGACGACGAACTGTGGCCGATCACCGTCGGCCTCACGTACTGGGACAGCCTGCGCACGACGTCGAACTACGGGCTGACTGTCACCGGTGCGGCGGTCTCCGTCATCCCGCTCATCATCGCTTTCATTCTGCTGCAGCGCTTCTGGCGTTCGGGCCTGACCGCGGGCGCCGTGAAGTAG
- a CDS encoding ADP-ribosylglycohydrolase family protein produces MAGDQRLSHTDLAVLAPVGAADPDVLQPTVVQPEDRQPAAVQSAHPVQSETAGQVDPRRWRGSLLAGAVADALGAPIESKPIDQIREVFGPGGITGLVPERDGIGRITDDTQMTLFTAEALIRAHAQQRREGSSDVRYSTQLAYQRWLHTQGVPWEKARGPKNLTATPDGWLMGVPALFKRRAPGATCFFALKGYGQTGEMGTFTHTLNNSKGCGGVMRAAPAALWSDDPAAVFEIGAMTAALTHSHPSGYLPAGALAVMVHTLVRGGSLADALAACRAQLFRWNGHEETTAALDAAVDLSGRGAPTPEKVGTLGGGNVGETALSIAVYAALATNDLNAALLVSVNHDGDSDSTGAVCGNLVGALYGEDAIEPTWLAQLELREVIEAMAADLLAEFGPRPPADDRWATRYPKD; encoded by the coding sequence ATGGCGGGCGATCAGAGACTCAGTCACACCGACCTCGCGGTCCTCGCCCCGGTGGGGGCCGCGGACCCGGATGTCCTGCAGCCGACCGTGGTCCAGCCGGAGGATCGGCAACCTGCCGCTGTTCAGTCGGCGCACCCGGTCCAGTCGGAGACAGCGGGCCAGGTTGATCCCCGCCGGTGGCGGGGGAGCCTGTTGGCGGGCGCGGTGGCCGACGCCCTGGGCGCGCCGATCGAGTCGAAGCCGATCGACCAGATCCGGGAGGTCTTCGGGCCGGGCGGCATCACTGGGCTGGTCCCCGAGCGGGACGGCATCGGCCGGATCACCGACGACACCCAGATGACCCTGTTCACAGCCGAAGCCCTGATCCGCGCGCACGCGCAGCAGCGCCGCGAGGGTTCCAGCGATGTCCGCTACAGCACCCAACTCGCCTACCAGCGCTGGTTGCACACCCAGGGCGTCCCGTGGGAGAAGGCCCGTGGGCCGAAGAACCTGACCGCGACCCCGGACGGCTGGCTCATGGGTGTCCCTGCGCTGTTCAAGCGCCGCGCGCCGGGGGCGACGTGTTTCTTCGCGCTCAAGGGGTACGGGCAGACCGGGGAGATGGGGACGTTCACCCACACCCTCAACAACTCGAAGGGCTGCGGCGGGGTCATGCGGGCCGCCCCGGCCGCGCTGTGGTCCGACGATCCGGCGGCGGTCTTCGAGATCGGCGCGATGACCGCCGCCCTCACCCACAGCCACCCCAGCGGCTACCTGCCCGCCGGTGCCCTCGCGGTCATGGTGCACACCCTGGTCCGCGGCGGCTCCCTGGCCGACGCGCTGGCCGCCTGCCGGGCCCAGCTGTTCCGGTGGAACGGCCACGAGGAGACCACCGCGGCCCTCGACGCGGCCGTGGACCTGTCCGGCCGCGGCGCGCCCACCCCGGAGAAGGTCGGCACCCTCGGCGGCGGCAACGTGGGGGAGACCGCGCTGTCCATCGCCGTGTACGCGGCGCTGGCCACGAACGACCTCAACGCCGCCCTGCTGGTCTCGGTCAACCACGACGGCGACAGCGACTCCACGGGCGCGGTGTGCGGCAACCTCGTCGGCGCGCTCTACGGCGAGGACGCCATCGAGCCGACCTGGCTGGCCCAGTTGGAGCTGCGCGAGGTCATCGAGGCGATGGCGGCGGACCTGCTCGCCGAGTTCGGTCCCCGGCCGCCCGCCGACGACCGGTGGGCGACTCGTTACCCGAAGGACTGA
- a CDS encoding carbohydrate ABC transporter permease — protein sequence MPTVAPRKATAAPPTPVKAAGAKRRKPVSHRKFVVGFLVPFGLLFVAMYLAPIGYAMVESLYTVKRSGLGLGPSTTEFAGLDNFARVFSDDAFLSAIGRVLLFGAVQVPVMLGLALLLALLLDSTVVKFPGFFRIAYFIPFALPVVVSALLWSFLYSPGSSPYQKLFALVGLSIDFTGSDTVLWSLANIVTWAWTGYNMLIIYSALQALPEDIYEAARLDGATGWQIAWRIKIPLVRPAITLTAVMSVIGTLQLYNEPAIVKHIAPAIDSKYTPLMLAQTAGLENSDYNFAAAVSVVLALGTFLVSFLILRFARRKAV from the coding sequence GTGCCCACCGTCGCCCCGCGGAAAGCCACCGCCGCGCCCCCGACGCCCGTCAAGGCAGCAGGCGCGAAACGGCGTAAGCCGGTGTCGCACCGGAAGTTCGTCGTGGGCTTCCTGGTCCCCTTCGGACTGCTGTTCGTCGCCATGTACCTGGCGCCCATCGGTTACGCGATGGTGGAGAGCCTCTACACGGTCAAGCGGTCCGGCCTGGGCCTTGGCCCGAGCACCACCGAGTTCGCCGGCCTGGACAACTTCGCCAGGGTCTTCTCCGACGACGCGTTCCTCAGCGCCATCGGCCGGGTGCTGCTCTTCGGCGCCGTCCAGGTCCCGGTGATGCTGGGCCTGGCCCTGTTGTTGGCCCTGCTGCTCGATTCCACTGTGGTCAAGTTCCCCGGTTTCTTCCGGATCGCCTACTTCATCCCGTTCGCGCTGCCGGTCGTGGTGTCCGCGCTGCTCTGGTCGTTCCTCTACTCGCCGGGGTCGAGCCCGTACCAGAAGCTGTTCGCGCTGGTGGGGCTGTCCATCGACTTCACCGGCAGCGACACGGTGCTGTGGTCGCTGGCCAACATCGTGACCTGGGCGTGGACCGGCTACAACATGCTGATCATCTACTCGGCGCTGCAAGCCCTGCCCGAGGACATCTACGAGGCCGCGCGCCTTGACGGCGCCACCGGCTGGCAGATCGCCTGGCGGATCAAGATTCCGCTGGTGCGCCCCGCGATCACGTTGACCGCCGTGATGTCGGTGATCGGCACCCTGCAGCTCTACAACGAGCCTGCCATCGTCAAGCACATCGCGCCCGCCATCGACTCCAAGTACACCCCGCTGATGCTCGCGCAGACGGCCGGTCTGGAGAACAGCGACTACAACTTCGCCGCGGCCGTGTCGGTCGTGCTCGCACTGGGGACGTTCCTGGTGTCGTTCCTGATCCTCCGCTTCGCCCGCAGGAAGGCAGTCTGA
- a CDS encoding DUF2631 domain-containing protein, translating into MARTELEKRKATPAAAFRVSPQEEPSAEWGWHGSFPRGTVIAGVFVGLAMFGMLIGNHGGWTENLWLIGTGVFLLGGVGWLVHKRRTSWRS; encoded by the coding sequence GTGGCGCGCACGGAGCTGGAGAAGCGGAAGGCCACCCCTGCCGCCGCGTTCAGGGTCAGCCCGCAGGAGGAGCCGTCGGCCGAGTGGGGCTGGCACGGCTCGTTCCCGCGCGGGACCGTCATCGCCGGTGTGTTCGTCGGCCTGGCGATGTTCGGGATGCTCATCGGCAACCACGGCGGCTGGACCGAGAACCTGTGGCTCATCGGCACCGGCGTGTTCCTGCTGGGCGGCGTGGGCTGGCTCGTCCACAAGCGCCGCACTTCCTGGCGCTCCTAG
- a CDS encoding GlsB/YeaQ/YmgE family stress response membrane protein, with amino-acid sequence MGILGWIVLGLVAGLIAKAIMPGNDPGGAIVTILIGIVGAILGGFIGNAIFGGGLGTFFNLRTWLLAILGSLILLGVYRLVTGRGRARV; translated from the coding sequence ATGGGCATTCTCGGCTGGATCGTTCTAGGACTGGTCGCCGGTCTCATCGCCAAGGCCATCATGCCTGGTAACGACCCTGGTGGCGCCATCGTCACCATCCTGATCGGCATCGTCGGCGCCATTCTCGGCGGCTTCATCGGCAATGCCATCTTCGGCGGCGGCCTGGGCACGTTCTTCAACCTGCGGACGTGGCTGCTGGCCATCCTGGGCTCGCTGATCCTGCTCGGCGTGTACCGACTCGTCACGGGACGTGGTCGAGCGAGGGTGTAG
- a CDS encoding DUF418 domain-containing protein — MSAPHRIARVDALRGFALFGILAVNVWAFATGYYASGIADPAGHPVIQLIVSTLFETKFYLLFSFLFGYSFTLQLDSAARADVAFVPRIIRRQLGLAAIGVAHAVLLFHGDILTAYAVLGMVLLALRGLSSPRAVRVAIGLVLIAGTAWTLLGVLDLFTHSQVDAAAVSTRVADSVAGFRGTPETVVAEHLRQLPGTLVVVLLVQAPSALAMFLLGFAAGRERVLAEPERHRALWSWLLRAGLPVGLTGAAFYGYVATYHPGSPVETLAIGVGMLTAPLLTGGYVALLLRLCETRAVAVFAPAGRLALTNYVAQSAVLSVVFLGYGLGLIGRLPAPAVVCVTIALYAAQLAVSAWWVRRHRYGPLEWLLRAATLGRGPRRIRRALLP; from the coding sequence ATGTCCGCACCACACCGCATCGCGCGGGTCGACGCCCTGCGCGGCTTCGCCCTGTTCGGCATCCTGGCCGTCAACGTCTGGGCGTTCGCCACCGGCTACTACGCCTCCGGGATCGCCGACCCGGCAGGCCATCCAGTCATCCAGCTGATCGTCTCGACCCTGTTCGAAACCAAGTTCTACCTGCTGTTCTCCTTCCTCTTCGGCTACAGCTTCACCCTCCAGCTCGACTCGGCGGCCCGCGCGGACGTCGCGTTCGTGCCCAGGATCATCCGCAGGCAACTCGGGCTGGCCGCGATCGGCGTCGCCCACGCCGTGCTGCTGTTCCACGGCGACATCCTCACCGCCTACGCCGTGCTCGGCATGGTGCTGCTGGCCCTGCGCGGCCTGTCCTCCCCCCGGGCGGTGCGCGTCGCCATCGGCCTGGTGCTCATCGCGGGCACCGCGTGGACCCTGCTTGGCGTACTGGACCTGTTCACCCACAGCCAAGTCGACGCCGCCGCGGTGTCGACCAGGGTCGCCGACTCCGTCGCCGGGTTCCGTGGGACGCCGGAAACCGTTGTGGCCGAACACCTTCGGCAGCTGCCCGGCACTCTGGTGGTCGTGCTGCTGGTCCAAGCCCCGAGCGCGCTGGCGATGTTCCTGCTCGGCTTCGCCGCGGGCAGGGAACGGGTGCTCGCCGAACCGGAGCGGCACCGGGCCCTGTGGTCGTGGCTGCTGCGTGCGGGCCTGCCGGTCGGCCTCACCGGGGCCGCGTTCTATGGCTACGTTGCGACCTACCATCCCGGCAGCCCGGTCGAAACCCTCGCGATCGGCGTCGGCATGCTCACCGCCCCGCTGCTCACCGGCGGCTACGTCGCCTTGCTGCTGCGCCTGTGCGAGACCCGCGCGGTTGCCGTGTTCGCCCCCGCGGGCAGGCTGGCGCTGACCAACTACGTCGCCCAGTCCGCGGTCCTCAGCGTGGTGTTCCTTGGGTACGGCCTCGGGCTGATCGGCAGGCTGCCCGCCCCCGCGGTGGTCTGCGTGACAATCGCCCTCTATGCCGCGCAGCTGGCCGTCAGTGCCTGGTGGGTGCGGCGCCACCGCTACGGCCCCCTGGAATGGCTGCTTCGCGCGGCAACCCTCGGCCGTGGCCCAAGGCGAATCCGACGCGCACTCCTGCCCTAG